The following coding sequences lie in one Prosthecobacter vanneervenii genomic window:
- a CDS encoding helix-turn-helix domain-containing protein, producing the protein MATCLTRTLTKLPLVQIGDEFGGRDHGTVIHACKVVNNLISSSNDFKRTLDTLAGKIQES; encoded by the coding sequence TGGCTACGTGCCTGACCCGCACCCTGACCAAGCTGCCACTGGTTCAGATCGGGGATGAGTTTGGCGGCCGCGACCACGGCACCGTCATCCACGCCTGCAAGGTGGTGAACAACCTCATCAGCAGCTCCAACGACTTCAAGCGTACGCTCGACACGCTGGCGGGGAAGATTCAGGAGAGCTGA